CACCATCACTGACGACTACCGGGCTGTTAACCGGCTGATTGTCGACCCTGCTGATGAGAACATTGTACTGGCTGCCACAAACACGGGCATCTTCCGCACAATGGATGGCGGCACAACATGGCTACAGGTGTATGACGATGCGCGAAACGGCCGTGTGCAAGACTTAAGATTTCAGCCGGGCAATTTCAACGTGCAGTTTGCATCCGACAATGGATGCTGCATCCTGCGCTCAACGGATGCCGGCGTCACCTGGGACATCAACTACGACAAATTCTTCAACGGCGCCCTTCGCATTGAACTTGCCACCTCTGAAGCCAATCCTGCCTGGACCTATGCCGCAGTTGAGCTCTCTGACCCAGACCGGGGTGGCGACATCTACTTCACAATGGATGGCGGCGATAACTGGACTTTGGCTGAAGCTACCGCTGCAACGGCCTCCAACTGGCTCGGCTCACAAGGTTGGTACGACAACGCCATTGCTGTTCACCCCTTCTCCCCTGACACCGTGTTTATGGGAGGCATTAACTTTTGGCGGACCAACCTCTCTGGCTCCGGCACAACTTCTGGTGGCGCACCAACAGCCCTTAATGAAATCAACACAACAAGCTTCCTCGACTTTGTCTCCTTTACAGGAGGCAGCAACTTCGGGGGGCGCGTAGATATTGGCACCGTGGCAGATCAGCTACTGAACGTCACACTCGACGACATGCGCTCTGTTGAAATCCGGTTTGGCCCCGGTAGATCCCAGAAAGCACACAGATTTTCGGTTGACCCGAACGGTGGTGCCAATGGAGACGGTGGCGCCGGCATTGCCTACGCCTCATACATTTACGAAGACTATGTAGATGTACCTTTTGAAGTATGGGATATCGACAACAATGTACAACTCATGACGTCGTTCCGCGACCAGGCTGATGATGGCGTTTATAACCTGATTCCTTCCAATACAGCCGGCCCGCGTGACACACAAAGCCGTGAGTACATCTTCGTACACGGCATTCCATACAGCGCCACTACCCCTGACCCAACAGTTGGCATTACAGGTGGCGCCGGCCAAAAAGCGCTCTACTTCATGTGGCCCATCCTGGCTGAAGGTGGCACGTGGGACGCTGCAAACCTGCCGGAATCAGAGCTACAAATTCTGTTTGAGTTGTTTGATGCGCGCTTAAGGGTACAATCGCGTTTCCAGCAAACACTCGAAACCAGTGGCAGCGTGCACGTGGATCATCACAACATCACGATACTGCCTGTTGATGCTGGCACCAACAGCTTCAAAATCATCAATGGTAACGATGGTGGTGTTTTCTATTCAGAGAATAGTGGCGGGATCTGGAAAGACGCCAACAATGGCTACGTTACCACGCAGTTCTACGACGCGGACAAGCGGGCTGGCACCGATGACTACATCGCCGGCGCACAGGATAATGGCACATGGCGGTCATTCGCCGACCCGGATGTAGACACCGATTGGCGCACCATTTCTGGTGGCGACGGTTTTGAACTATTCTGGCATCCCGACAACATCAATGAGGCCGTTTATTCTTTCCAGAATAACAACTTCCTCAAAACATCGAATGGCGGGTTTACCACCGTACGTGCCACAACCGGGTTGACGGATGTTGGTGGCGGCGGTCCCTTCATTACAGCCCTCGGCTGGTCTAAAGCGCGCCCCGAGGTCTTGTTTGCAGTTGGAGCTACAGGCATTTGGCGTTCGGACAACTTTGCCGACAATTGGTCCCTGGTGCAGTCCGTCCCTGAAAATGAATGGGGTTTCTTTGCCGGTTGCAAGGTGCGCGTTTCTATTGCAGATCCAGACATCGTGTGGGCCGGCTGCCGGCTTGGCGATGGGGGTACGTTCAATTACACCCTTCAGGTTTCTCGTGATGGCGGCCAATCCTTCGACGCATTACCCGTTCCTGGTAATAGAAATGGATTTGCCTTTATTTCAGGTCTTGCAACCCATCCTACCGAGCGATTAACGGCCTATGTATTGCTCTCCAGTCAAGGCAATCCAAAAATTCTTCGTACTGAAAACGGCGGCTTCACCTGGGAAGACATCACAGGCTTCGAAGAATCAACCGATGGTGTTAGCACCAATGGATTCCCGGATGTAGCTATCAATGACTTGCTTGTGCTGCCTAACTACACCAATGAAATCTGGGCAGCAACAGAAGTAGGAATTTTCTCCTCGCAAGACAATGGGGAAACCTGGGCGTACGCCGATAATGGATTGCCGGCTGTCTCTGTATGGCGACTGCGCCATGTTGAAGACGAAGTTATCGCCGCAACGCATGGCCGTGGCGTATGGACTGTTTCTGAGCCACTCTTTGTATCCAACGAGTCCGATGAGACACCGCTCGACTTTGAGCTCGCTCAGAACTACCCCAACCCATTCAATCCGCAGACCACCATTCGCTTCAACATCCCGGCACCAGCCAATGTGCAGTTGAAAGTCTTTGACATCAGCGGCCGCGAGGTTGCCACCCTTACAGATGGTTTGCTTACCGCTGGTGCACACGAAGTAGAATGGGATGCCACAGACTTTGCCAGTGGGGTATATCTCTACAGGCTTACGGCTGGTGAGTATACAGCAGTCAAACAACTCACACTGCTCAAATAACCATTATGCAGCGCTCACTCTTATTCACAAACGCCCTACCCTACCAGCTTGCCGGTATGGTGGGGCTGTTTCTTTTCTGCGCAAGCCTCATCGGCTGTGGCGGATCAAAATCTGCAACCATCTCCATGGATCAACTCGAAGCGATGAGCGCGGAACGGTTTGGCGATACCGGCGGCTGTGATGCCAATGCAGATGGGTCCCTGGTCCTCTGTCAATCTGCATTCCTCGCAAAAGAAGCACAGCCGGGCGTCAAATTTTTTGTTTATAGCCAGACTGATGGGCAGATTATTTACGAGCAAACTGAGACATGTGAGAGCGTGCAGTGGCACGACAATGACCGTGTCCGTGTCACCACGCTATCTGGCATGGTCCAACGTAATAGTACAGACAGCGATAACGCAACGCTGATCGACGTAAAAACCGGCCACAAAAAAGCCGACACCTGATCACAAAAGAATCAGGTGTCGGATGCGCGGTCTGTTATCTTAACGGCCTGCGCTGGTTTTTATTCCAGCTCAGTTTCAATCTTGCCGGCTTTGCGCTCCAGATGTGCGTCAAACCACTTCAGGATGCGAGGCGTGACATCCATTAGAAACTTGGGCTCCCTTGGGCCATGGGGCGTTCTAGGATACACAATCATTTCTGTCCCTACCCCAAGCCGATCCAGTGCCCGATAGAACTCTTGTCCCTGTGTAAACGGCACACGAAGATCATTGGCCCCATGGATCACCTGGGTGGGTGTAACCACATTTTTGATGTGATACATCGCGGAGTGCTTTTCATATTGCGCGTAGTCATCCCAAAACTCTCCGCCCATGTGCGCTGCCAGGTAGTCTTGAATATCTGTAGTTGTGACCATGCTGATCAGGTTTGGCAAACCGGCGCCCATGCTTGCAGCTTTAAACCGATCTGTTCGAGTCACAGAAAATGACGTAAGGTACCCGCCATAGCTCCACCCCATGACAGCCAGCGAATCCGGATGTGCTACCCCCATGTCGATCACTTTGTCTACACCAGACATCACATCCTCATAGTCGCCGTATCCCCAGTCTTTTATGTTCGCGTAGCGAAAGTCTTTACCATAGCCCGTACTCCCCCTCGGATTTGGTCTCAAGACGGCCATCCCTTCTTCAGCAAACGTTTGAATCATATAGATACCCGGCCTGCCGGTAAAGGACTGCGTATACACACCCGCCGGCCCGCCATGGATATTTAAGACCAGCGGATATTTGTCTCCAGGCTCATAATTCACTGGATAGGTTAACAGCCCCTCGATTGCCATG
This genomic stretch from Bacteroidota bacterium harbors:
- a CDS encoding T9SS type A sorting domain-containing protein; its protein translation is MKQRFLLSLTLVLAAGALLLIFYSSSSLYNDAPEQFEARSEKSRIMADQGHPDKFAEYHAQVRQGPNGETYPLNYKLDALKQAQSARKAPGRKLPWIERGPGNVGGRTRAILVDPTDATENTWFAGSVGGGIWHTTNAGATWRPLTDDLPNLAIASLAQSMSNPDVIYAGTGEGFGNLDAVAGAGVFKSIDHGETWTQLEGTITDDYRAVNRLIVDPADENIVLAATNTGIFRTMDGGTTWLQVYDDARNGRVQDLRFQPGNFNVQFASDNGCCILRSTDAGVTWDINYDKFFNGALRIELATSEANPAWTYAAVELSDPDRGGDIYFTMDGGDNWTLAEATAATASNWLGSQGWYDNAIAVHPFSPDTVFMGGINFWRTNLSGSGTTSGGAPTALNEINTTSFLDFVSFTGGSNFGGRVDIGTVADQLLNVTLDDMRSVEIRFGPGRSQKAHRFSVDPNGGANGDGGAGIAYASYIYEDYVDVPFEVWDIDNNVQLMTSFRDQADDGVYNLIPSNTAGPRDTQSREYIFVHGIPYSATTPDPTVGITGGAGQKALYFMWPILAEGGTWDAANLPESELQILFELFDARLRVQSRFQQTLETSGSVHVDHHNITILPVDAGTNSFKIINGNDGGVFYSENSGGIWKDANNGYVTTQFYDADKRAGTDDYIAGAQDNGTWRSFADPDVDTDWRTISGGDGFELFWHPDNINEAVYSFQNNNFLKTSNGGFTTVRATTGLTDVGGGGPFITALGWSKARPEVLFAVGATGIWRSDNFADNWSLVQSVPENEWGFFAGCKVRVSIADPDIVWAGCRLGDGGTFNYTLQVSRDGGQSFDALPVPGNRNGFAFISGLATHPTERLTAYVLLSSQGNPKILRTENGGFTWEDITGFEESTDGVSTNGFPDVAINDLLVLPNYTNEIWAATEVGIFSSQDNGETWAYADNGLPAVSVWRLRHVEDEVIAATHGRGVWTVSEPLFVSNESDETPLDFELAQNYPNPFNPQTTIRFNIPAPANVQLKVFDISGREVATLTDGLLTAGAHEVEWDATDFASGVYLYRLTAGEYTAVKQLTLLK